The Mastomys coucha isolate ucsf_1 unplaced genomic scaffold, UCSF_Mcou_1 pScaffold4, whole genome shotgun sequence genome has a segment encoding these proteins:
- the Zbtb39 gene encoding zinc finger and BTB domain-containing protein 39, with product MGMRIKLQSSNHPNNLLKELNKCRLSETMCDVTIVVGSRSFPAHKAVLACAAGYFQNLFLNTGLDAARTYVVDFITPANFEKILSFVYTSELFTDLINVGVIYEVAERLGMEDLLQACHSTFPDLESTAIAKSLTSTSDSQCVTLSCPSVDPTHPLGELRGSGEHFGPDRNYVLPTDAGGSYKEEERSVAGDTNHGLPLPQLPLPPKSEDHDAPVPFTSVPSMVTPPPVLSTVSTGIQTSTSTCQPYKVQSNGDFSKSNFFASDNAVDITAQTNSCLSNNDHSRDPGFGQMDELQLEDLRDEDLQFEDPSEDIGTAEEVIELSDDSEDDLAFGDSDTRENKAMPCQVCKKVLEPNIQLIRQHARDHVDLLTGNCKVCETHFQDRNSRVTHVLSHIGIFLFSCDMCETKFFTQWQLTLHRRDGIFENNVIVHPNEPLSGKLGLFPGAASPELKCAVCGKALAKDFHVVRCHILEHVNLKGQACSVCDQRHLNLCSLMWHTLSHLGISVFSCSVCASSFVDWHLLEKHMVVHQGLEDVLFRCHLCSQSFRSEAAYRYHVSQHKCGSGLDTRPGLGVPHLALQKRKLPAEEFLSEELALQGQPGNSKYSCKVCGKRFAHTSEFNYHRRIHTGEKPYQCKVCHKFFRGRSTIKCHLKTHSGALMYRCTVCGHYSSTLNLMSKHVGVHKGSLPPDFTIEQTFMYIIHSKEAEKNPDS from the coding sequence ATGGGCATGAGGATCAAACTGCAAAGCAGCAACCACCCCAACAACCTGCTGAAGGAACTCAACAAGTGCCGGCTGTCGGAGACCATGTGCGATGTCACCATTGTGGTGGGGAGTCGCTCCTTCCCCGCCCACAAAGCCGTGCTGGCCTGCGCAGCTGGCTACTTCCAGAACCTCTTCTTAAATACTGGGCTGGATGCTGCGCGGACCTATGTGGTGGACTTCATTACCCCTGCCAACTTCGAGAAGATCCTGAGCTTTGTATACACGTCAGAGCTCTTCACAGACCTGATCAACGTTGGGGTCATCTATGAGGTCGCTGAGCGTCTGGGCATGGAGGACCTTCTTCAAGCCTGCCATTCCACTTTCCCTGACCTAGAGAGCACTGCAATAGCTAAGTCCTTGACCAGCACAAGCGACAGCCAGTGTGTCACTCTGAGTTGTCCCTCAGTAGATCCCACCCACCCCCTTGGAGAGCTCCGCGGGAGTGGGGAACACTTCGGTCCCGATAGAAACTATGTGCTGCCTACTGATGCAGGTGGAAGCTACAAAGAGGAAGAGCGGAGTGTCGCCGGTGACACTAATCATGGCTTGCCCCTGCCACAACTGCCACTGCCACCAAAGTCAGAAGACCACGATGCCCCTGTTCCCTTCACGTCTGTTCCTAGTATGGTGACTCCCCCACCAGTCCTCAGCACGGTCAGCACAGGTATCCAGACCAGCACGAGTACTTGCCAGCCATACAAAGTTCAAAGCAATGGAGACTTCAGTAAAAGCAACTTTTTCGCCTCTGATAATGCTGTAGACATTACAGCCCAGACCAATTCCTGTTTGAGCAATAACGACCACTCCAGAGATCCAGGCTTTGGGCAGATGGATGAGCTCCAGCTGGAGGACCTGAGGGACGAGGACCTGCAGTTTGAGGACCCGTCCGAAGACATCGGGACTGCAGAGGAGGTGATTGAGTTGAGCGACGACAGCGAGGATGACCTGGCTTTCGGTGACAGTGACACCCGGGAGAATAAGGCCATGCCCTGCCAGGTGTGCAAGAAAGTTCTAGAGCCCAACATTCAGCTGATACGGCAGCACGCGCGAGACCATGTGGACTTGCTCACTGGCAACTGCAAGGTGTGTGAGACCCATTTCCAGGACCGAAACTCCCGCGTGACCCATGTCCTGTCTCACATCGGcattttcctgttttcctgtGATATGTGTGAGACAAAGTTCTTCACCCAGTGGCAGCTGACACTGCACCGGCGGGATGGGATATTTGAGAACAATGTCATTGTCCACCCTAATGAACCTCTGTCTGGGAAACTGGGTCTCTTTCCAGGGGCAGCCTCCCCAGAGTTGAAGTGTGCCGTCTGTGGGAAAGCATTGGCCAAAGATTTCCATGTGGTGCGTTGCCACATCCTCGAGCATGTGAACTTGAAGGGCCAGGCCTGCAGCGTTTGTGATCAGCGCCACCTCAACCTCTGCAGCCTCATGTGGCACACACTCTCCCATCTGGGCATTTCAGTCTTCTCCTGTTCCGTCTGTGCCAGTAGCTTTGTGGACTGGCACCTTCTGGAGAAGCACATGGTCGTACACCAGGGCCTGGAGGATGTCTTGTTCCGCTGCCACTTATGCAGCCAGAGCTTCAGGTCGGAGGCAGCCTACCGCTACCATGTCAGCCAGCACAAGTGCGGCAGTGGCCTTGACACGCGGCCGGGTTTGGGGGTACCACACCTAGCCCTCCAGAAGCGGAAGCTGCCCGCCGAGGAGTTTCTGAGCGAGGAGCTGGCTTTGCAGGGCCAACCTGGGAATAGTAAGTATAGCTGCAAGGTGTGTGGCAAGAGGTTTGCCCACACGAGCGAGTTCAACTACCACCGGCGGATCCACACAGGGGAGAAACCTTACCAGTGCAAGGTTTGTCACAAATTCTTCCGAGGGCGCTCCACCATCAAGTGCCACCTCAAGACGCACTCAGGGGCACTCATGTACCGCTGCACAGTCTGCGGTCACTACAGTTCCACCCTGAACCTCATGAGTAAACATGTCGGCGTGCACAAAGGCAGCCTTCCACCCGACTTCACCATCGAACAGACCTTCATGTACATTATACATTCCAAAGAGGCTGAAAAGAACCCGGACAGCTGA
- the Gpr182 gene encoding G-protein coupled receptor 182 has protein sequence MSAIPSPRPVSTLAPDNDFRDIHNWTELLHLFNQTFSDCHVEFDENTKQVVLFVFYLAIFVVGLVENVLVICVNCRRSGRMGMLNLYIFNMAVADLGIILSLPVWMLEVMLDYTWLWGSFSCRFIHYFYLVNMYSSIFFLTCLSIDRYITLTNTSSSWQRHQHRIRRAVCSGVWVLSAIIPLPEVVHIQLLDGSEPMCLFLAPFETYNTWALAVALSATILGFLLPFPLIAVFNILSACQIWRQGQTESKRHCLLMWAYIVVFVICWLPYHVTMLLFTLQGTHIFLHCHLTNLLYFLYEFIDCFSMLHCVTNPILYNFLSPSFRSRVLSLVVRYLPKEQARAAGGGASSSKSSTQHSIIITKDSSPPAAADLHTHPIRNVQASPLPPNTPSTLCNSVAS, from the coding sequence ATGTCAGCCATACCCAGCCCCAGGCCTGTCTCCACCTTGGCACCTGACAATGACTTTAGAGACATCCACAACTGGACAGAGCTGCTCCACCTCTTCAACCAGACCTTTTCTGATTGCCACGTGGAATTCGATGAGAACACCAAACAAGTGGTCCTTTTCGTTTTCTACCTGGCCATCTTCGTGGTAGGGTTAGTGGAGAACGTCCTGGTGATATGTGTCAACTGCCGCCGCTCAGGTCGGATGGGGATGCTGAACCTGTACATCTTCAACATGGCCGTCGCAGACCTGGGcatcatcctgtctctgcctgtttgGATGCTGGAGGTCATGCTGGATTACACCTGGCTCTGGGGCAGCTTCTCCTGTCGCTTCATTCATTATTTCTACCTTGTCAATATGTACAGCAGCATCTTCTTCCTCACGTGCCTCAGCATTGACCGCTACATCACCCTTACCAATACCTCCTCCTCCTGGCAGCGCCACCAGCACCGAATACGGAGGGCTGTGTGCTCAGGCGTCTGGGTCCTCTCCGCCATCATCCCACTGCCTGAGGTGGTGCACATCCAGCTGTTGGATGGCTCCGAGCCCATGTGCCTCTTCCTAGCACCTTTTGAAACATACAACACCTGGGCCCTGGCAGTGGCCCTGTCAGCTACCATCCTGGGCTTCCTACTGCCTTTTCCTCTCATTGCAGTGTTCAATATCCTGTCAGCCTGCCAGATTTGGAGGCAAGGGCAGACAGAGAGCAAGCGCCACTGCCTGTTGATGTGGGCTTACATAGTTGTCTTTGTCATCTGCTGGCTGCCCTACCACGTGACTATGCTGCTGTTCACTCTGCAAGGGACCCACATCTTCCTCCACTGCCACCTGACTAACCTTCTCTACTTCCTCTACGAATtcattgactgcttttccatgCTGCACTGTGTCACCAACCCCATCCTCTACAACTTTCTTAGCCCGAGCTTCCGGAGCCGAGTTCTGAGCCTGGTGGTCCGCTACCTTCCCAAGGAGCAGGCCAGGGCAGCAGGTGGTGGAGCCTCCTCTTCAAAGTCTTCCACCCAGCACTCCATCATCATTACCAAAGACAGCAGCCCGCCTGCTGCAGCAGATCTCCACACCCACCCCATCCGAAACGTTCAGGCGTCCCCTCTGCCTCCAAACACCCCATCTACACTCTGCAATTCCGTAGCCAGCTAA